From the Paenibacillus sp. R14(2021) genome, the window CGGAATGGAAACCGGCGGAGGAGGCGCCATTCCGAGGTGTCATTGCCATTGTGCACGGCATGGGGGAGCATATCGGGCGTTATCGCCACGTGGCTGATATGTTTACGGCTGCGGGCTATGCCGTCTTCGGCTTCGACCAGGTCGGTCATGGCCAAACGGAGGGCAAGCGCGGCCATACCGGCTCGTACGACATGCTGCTTGACGGTGTTGATGCCATGCTCGCCGAGGCCAAGCACAGCTATCCGCATGTACCCGTATTTGTATACGGACACAGCATGGGCGGCAATGTTACCCTGAATTACGTGCTGCGCCGCAAGCCCGACATCGCCGGGGCGATCGTCACGGGGCCGTGGCTGCGGCTTGCGTTCAATCCGCCGACGCTGCAGCTCGTCATTGCCCGGATCGTCAACCGCTTGTTTCCCGCTTACACGAACAAGAGGCCGATGAACGGCGACCACTTAACCTCCGACCCCGTTATGATCAAACGCTACCAGGAGGATCCGCTCGGCCACGGCTCCATCACGGCGCGATACTTCCTCAGCGTGCAAAGCGCGGGACAGTGGGCGCTGAAGCATGCTTCCGAGTGGCGTGTTCCGCTCCTGCTCATGCACGGCGGGACGGACAAGGTCACCTCTCTTACGGCCAGCAAACAGTTCGCCGACATGGTCGGAGCGCCCTGCACCTTCATGGAATGGACCGGACTCAAGCATGAGCTGCACAACGAGCTCGACAGGGATGAAGTGTTCGACGTCATGCGGGATTGGCTGAAGGAACGGGCTGCGAACGCCTAAGCGTACAATACCTGGATAGGATTGATATACCCATAACCGAGAAGAGCTTCCCCGTCATCTGGTATGGGCGGGGAGAGTTCTTCTTTTTGCATTTGCCAGTAGGCCTATAGAAATTTCAAAACGAAACGTAAGACTTCAAATACGCTCAAACTAAATGCTGCATATACGACGCACGGAATAAGCACACACTTCAATAGACGGTCATCCGTCCCATGCAACGTGAAGTTTAACAGAGTAAGGACTACCTTCAACCCGCGAATGACGCCGATTAATATGAGCTCTGCCACGCAGATTCCCTCCTTTCCGGCTTATTTTCGCAAGACATCCGCATCCCGCAAAAACAAAAAGCATCCCGAAACAGGGCCTAGGGCCAGTTCCGAGATGCTTTCTCGCGATTTATGCAGCGTCTCCGCATGATGCAGTTATCTCAACCAGAGGACAAGCCTCTGCTAGAAGCTTAGCTAATTCTAAACGAGGCTGCAACCTCCCGATTTTGGGTAACGAGCCCCACGATGTGTTACGGGCGGCTGCTGCGAAATCGACCATACAAAAATCCCCTCCGCGTCCACTCCCTCCTCATGGAACCATGAAGAAGGCGTGTCAGCGTGAAGGGGATTTTAATCGTCCAGCTAGGGACTTCAAGCTTATTCGTTATGACGCCAATACCGGCTTGTCTACGCTTCCTGCACCCGCGAGCGCTCTCGCTTCTGGAGCA encodes:
- a CDS encoding alpha/beta hydrolase produces the protein MEERIFKLRCQDGSQRYATEWKPAEEAPFRGVIAIVHGMGEHIGRYRHVADMFTAAGYAVFGFDQVGHGQTEGKRGHTGSYDMLLDGVDAMLAEAKHSYPHVPVFVYGHSMGGNVTLNYVLRRKPDIAGAIVTGPWLRLAFNPPTLQLVIARIVNRLFPAYTNKRPMNGDHLTSDPVMIKRYQEDPLGHGSITARYFLSVQSAGQWALKHASEWRVPLLLMHGGTDKVTSLTASKQFADMVGAPCTFMEWTGLKHELHNELDRDEVFDVMRDWLKERAANA